The Episyrphus balteatus chromosome 3, idEpiBalt1.1, whole genome shotgun sequence genome segment ccgttttttaaaaaaataattttttatatataaaatttttttaacatttttcaaaaaaaaagttggtatgccattttgaagaaataattaatttacacataaaaactaaatttcaaaatttttcattgatccgttttcaaaaaattgatttttcaaaaaaaaattttgaaatattttttaaaaaaccaaaaatgcgttttttgaaaattttctaaaattttaatattatctttacttacacacgtttgtataaaaattttcatttaaatcgggttaattttgtacgagatattcagaaacgaaaaaaacccttctatgacaggtaccgttaataacgttacaaaaaatattttttttatttaaaaagttggcccttatgtgtagtactacacacaaaaattttaatcaaaatcgttagagccgtttttgaaaaaaattaccttttctatttccgttatatggcaggtaccgttagttttggtcataaaaaaaaaatttcaatttcccctctagggaatcaccaaaaactgctaactaccaagtttgaagaaaatcacttcactcgtttaggctgcagctccagatagagacagacacacagacagacagacagacagacagaattgccggacccacttttttggcattctccagcatcgtaatgtcatgtaaaattgttatctcgagttcgattttttttgcgaatcctaaacttgccctatagtacctatatcgcaagtaaaaagtacaTACCTACATCATACGTGAAAAAGTCTTCAAataaaacatgacaatttgacAATATGTCACCACATCAAAgccaatataatattttttatatttacataaTTCCAGTGAAATAATttcgtttaattaaaaaaattcatattccgTCCACGGttagaaaaaaatcttaaaatttcaattggTTTGAATTAACGACCCAGGTAAACAAATGACACCACAGGCAATAAATTGTGGCTTCTCgacaaataatattttctttccaTCCACCACATGCTCTTTTCAATGGGGATACCTCTTACTCATATAAGTCCCATTCGAGAGACCACGAATGTTTGTGGAACGTATTGCTTGCTTATTCATTCcccttcttttatttatttttcaatttaatatttttcgttACTCACGATCGAGATTTCTCTCATCAACTCAACTCAGCTCTATGCACTCTGTTTTCAGCCAGCCAGCCATCCATAAGCCAGGCCTTGTGCTTGTTTGTACATAGTCTTGGTGTGTTTGTCTTCCCAAAATCCAAAATCGCAGCCTGGCTTCAAGTTGCCGTTGAGTCTTTTTTTAGTTAGCCACTTACTTTGACAGCGATCGGTTGTCAGTTCGTCGTCGTTTGGATTCGTCTCTTGTCTTGTcttattgaataaaaatctCCTCTCGTCCGGGAGTCGTctattctttctttatttttttgcttctttcgCATTTTTAGTGTGTCACAGAGCAGCAGCATTTCGTAACAcaattgttttgaatttgttgttgtaaactCTCGTTTGGATTTTGTATGTTCAATGGTGTCTTgttgcttttgaaaaaaaaaagtggcaaaTAAGAGATATTAAGTGCTACATTGCGCGCAAagagctgttgttgttgttcaataaGAGGACACACACGGGTCTCAAAAGCAAAATATTTGTGAGTGAGCTTTAACAAGAAAAGAAGAATTGTTGTCGTGTGGCCGTATGTCTTGTTGATTCCGGTAATGTTGCAAAACTTTTAAATGCATGttttgtcgtcgtcgtctttTGATTCGATGTCGGTTAAAAACGGTGAATAAAAACAATTGATGGGCATCATCAATCTTCAACAAAAGAACACAAGACTTATTtcgaaattctttattttttcgaaaagagAGATTAAACGTTAAAAGGTTATCCAATTAACAAAAGCTAAAGGAATGCTCTTAACTGTTTTGACTAAGATATTATGAAATCGAATGTATCGGGGCGAGTTTTATCGCAATCGggatcatcatcatcgtcatcaggATGTAGACcgcaacaaaattttttctacaatttccatcatcatcaaaatcaatcacaccaacaacaacaacagcaccaGAATCATCACCAACAGCAACCCTACCACccccatcatcatcaacaaccaccaccaccatcacAACATCAAAACTATGCAATGCTTCCATGTTTTAACCAACACAATGCCAATGGTTGGGCAGGGATACCTTTAATCTCTACTGCTGCTTCTTCAAATCGTCGTCAAAGGAAGCCAACTGTTGGTGGAGGACAAAGACATCCACCACCTCCAACACCACAATCAATGTCCTGTAATTCCCTCCAGCAAATTTATAACTCTAACCGAGATCTACATTCAAACGAGTATGACATGAATCCAATGACTCGTTTAGCAATGCACACTCAAGGAGCTCCATTACTCCTATCAGGATCCTATAATCGAAATCGTTTGAATTGCAATCGTCAACTGAGACCTTTGAATCCTAATTCGTCCGAAGGATATAATTCGTCTTGTGGTAATGGCGGAAGTGGTGTTGGTGGTTTCAAGCCAAATGTTCCAATTCAtcatcaaaaaacaaaagaaaacaatataTCCGGGCCAGTTGGTAGTTGCGGAGGGGTCACAAACACACAAAGTGACTCGGCAACAGTAGCTTGTCTACCCAGAATCATCAAACCAAGGAAACGAAGGAAAAAGGATCGCAAACCTTTGCCAAAtacaacaaattttattaaaaaaatggatcatGAAACGGATACAGGTGGTGTTTTTCCAAGGCGAGACCATCATCAACTCTATATTGATCAGAATCAACATCAACACCATATCACTCTTCCATCGTCCTCACAGATGTtgagtggtggtggtggtgattGTGGGAATGGTTTCAATGAATTCGAGAATATCCGATGTAATCTTAAAAATGATGAGCCAAGTCACGTCACAGATGCCCAGGATCCAGCAACAGGATCCATTTGTTTTTGTCGTCAATGCGATCCACTTAGTCGCATATGGGCATTTCCATTACGTCGCTCACATTCTGATAACTCATCTGATACTACAGAATTTGAAAGAGCCACCATTAATAAGAATGTCGGTGTTATCGGTTCGAATCGTTCTCAAGTAAACCTTAAAACTACCACTACTGGAAGTTTAAGTGATTCCAGTGATTCAGGATATGGTGATATCTTGAGTGGAATTCAAATTGGTgataatttctttcaaaataatcacgataataataattatttgcaATTACAAAAGCTTCCAAATGATCTCCTTTTAAGTCCTACAGCTGAATCTCTTTTAACTGAAAGTATAAATGAAATATCACGTAAATTAATGGAAACTTGCGATATTAAAGGTGCAAGTACCGGAGGGAGTATTGGATGTGGTAGtagttcatcatcatcatcttcatcatctaCATCGGATAGTTGTAGTGTTTTCTCAGACAGTGGATTGAGTAGTGCCACTAGTAACAATCAACCAAGTGGTGATGAATTGATATTCAATTTTGAGAATCTCTCAATAAACTCTTTAAATCAACATCATCCTAACTTGATGTTTCCCAATGCTACCAATGTTAACAATGAATCCATGTTTGATTGTTTCTCAACATCAGCAGACATCAACAATAATACTATTTATGTACCAGCAAGTGATGGTGGTGGAGGAGGAGGAGGAGTAGGATCACCCAGGATAGATCCGCAACTCTTTAATTGCCTAGACATGCTATGGGGTACTCATAGTACCcattcgtcgtcgttgttgatGCACTCAGACGCTCCCAAACAAATATCATCatctccatcatcatcatcaacaacatcgtcgtcttcatcatcatcgtcgacTTCGTTTTATCGACCTGCAGTAGCATCCATGTAGGGTCTTTTTTTATCAAGCAAATAACCTTAGcttaagtatttattttttacttttgttataagaaaaaaagaaagaaatacgaaaaaaaagagaggcaaaaaaaacttaccaagAAAAACAATACCGGTTCATTGCCTGAACGACCGACGATGACGATGAAAAGTAAAACTTTCACTTTCATTTGGTTTTTTGCATACTCACCGTCAACGCAGATTGTTTGTGTATGCGAATGTAGATGGCGTTTTATACATAGTTTTATAGAGATATAGTTTTATATACGTATTCATACAATTTATATTAACCACGACGAGTGTGGtatcttttttcaaatcgattttatttatttattcagcgCATTTATTCATTctctcttaaaattttttttttcgttgtttatgttttttttatatcattttctATCTCACGGTTAGTAATTTTTCTCCGGCATTAGTGTAGAGaggttcctttttttttgttgttgttgttaaatttaatttgtatgctTTTTGTTAGTTTATAGTAATTTTTGTGGGGaatatttatattgttttgatgtttttgataaattatcATAGAGGGCAGCACATACAAATTACCAACAAGTGAAAGGGAAGACAAACAGATTTCCGAAGAAGTtctgtttgtttgtgtgtactGATTTGTATTGTTTGATTTGTTGTATTGAGTGTGCTGTTGTTGTGTAGCGGTTATTGCTCAATATATCTCTCTCTGACTGAATTCGAAACTgaatcattttgtttgtttgatttgttttaaaagaatccggtttttcatcatttttccCAATGGTATGTTTTGGTTTGGTTGGTAGGGTATAATAGCCTCCtatgacatttaaaaataatttatctatGTAATATGCAAATATGTTAAACGGAGCTTAACAACAACTATGTAACTCTTGACAGTGGAGGAGAGTTGTAGAAACataccattaaaaagaaaactgggtgtttttttttcttctcaccTTGAGATGTTTCTAAGAAATAGTAAccacaagaaaaaacaacaacaacaaatcacGATGATatgttttagatttttatttattcaaggttaattttaaaattcaaatgttaatttagttttttttttacttctttgtttttattatatcaaagaatatatatatttttttatgtttttaaatttaggtTTAGATTTCAAATATACACGGCTGTTCTAATATTcgttcgaatttgaaaacggaAACGAAAATTGAATCCGTACGGATTGAAAACGGTTGTTCTGATTTCCATTCTTTTGTTCGAGAATATTGTTTTCCGGTAGGAAAACTGTTACCCGGATTGAAAACGACAAAAATTTGTCGGAATGTAGGTCCGTTCGTAGTTCAAAACACCTATGAATTCGCAATATGAATTCGAATACAGAGTTCGGAACAGCTTTAAAACCTTAAAACTACCACCACTGGAAGTTTAAGTGATGCCAGTGATTCAGGATTATGGTGATATCTTGAGTGGAATTCAAATTGGtgatattttctttcaaaataatcACAATAATTATTTGCAATTACAAAAGCTTCCAAATGATCTCCTTTTAAGTCCTACAGCTGAATCTCTTTTAACTGAAAGTATAATGAACACCTATGAATTCGCAATATGCATTCGAATACAGAGTTCGGAAcagctaaaatttaaaaaaaactggagAAAAACGAATTCGAACGGAAATCAGAACAGCCgtgataattattttttaagacaaaaaaattaaaaccttaGAGAGTAAATACTTTTGCCGGATTAAagttactttttgaaaaatataaggGGGTTACTTATATTATTTACATTATATAtaagtattttatattttgtttaattttgttgcgATAAATATGTGGTGGAAGATCGCTTTAAGagtaaaaataagatttttttttattgaatattatatttttttaaagagtatataaacttttatataaaaaaagaaaattctatgtAACAGAGATCTTCAAACATTtcttattgcaaattaaaatttaaaaaaaatgcatacataTTGCTGTTATTCATTTTAGTGATTTTATTttcctatttatttatttactatattttacaaaaaaaagaagatttgcaatttatgtgtttttttttgtaaaaaaaaatgaaaaaaatttgcaatatgaaatgtttgaaatgaattattattattaaaaaaaaattatgtgttatATCACGCAAGTGTACTGatgttattattaaataatatttttttttcaataaaattattatgttaaaaataaaatttattataaaaaaaactttgttactTTTTTGATTGGTTAACCATGATGGGAACATTGGATTGCGttgggatatattttttttgttttggattttgCAATTGATCAAGTTATGACTAGGGACTTGAAAATGTTGATTTAATTCAAAAgagaattaattttcaattattacAAGATTATTGTATctgcaatcgattttttttatttaaagcaatAATTGCTCAGAATAAGTTATTACTATTATGAAATTGAAACTTATGTATATTTGAGTTGAGTTTGCAGttgattttaaacttatttaaattatagCTAATAACAGAGCTTAACAGTAATATTTACTAGCTTGCAATGAAACTGTATAAACTTAATTTGTTGTCCTTGgagtgttcagacccggatgtgcAGTTGAAGGGTTGGTTGAGTTGAAATGGTTAATTTAGCCGCGGTAATATGTCTACTAGGGGTCGGCATATTACCGCATATTACAAATATTCAAAGAACAATGGTAGCTATTTGGTTCGGGATGTCGTTGCTGGCTAGCTTAAATTCCTACACCTTTCTTCGCCGATTACAGTAGATACTTGTTCGatggtatgatttttgcttcctcgtagtATTGCTTGTTGCCATAGTATTTCTGTCGCTGTTGGTGGTAGCTTTTTCCTATCGAACATTTTtataagccgtgttttattggtaactcagtattTAGCTCAGTACATATTTGACCCTTCATCAATAAagaattattaataataaatagaaGTAATCGTTAAttgttgtttacagcataaaatgtttactcagtaaaatactgaataccaataaaacacggctatagtTCCTTCTGGAAAGCTCATACATTTtctaattgaatcatttattttcaaaacatttatcatgtttgtccatgattttaaattttgcaggagaagaaaaaacgttctattttcttttgatgtgtgtagcaaaatttataaaaaatatattctgtagaacttttgcctaggtacaaaataccgtttcgattttaatttttggagacatagttcaaaagataaaaaataaaaacgcttttggacttatcatactttgaaaataaacggatgtgaaattagttttaaaatgggtacacaattttgctttcatccccagtctatcacaaaattgtatttgagattaaaatataatgtccggagtgcttctttaactttaaagactctttaaacttaagattttcagccagtaccttaatatagcatttacacttaaaaaagctgttgtttattttcaaaagatgataggtccgggacttatcctgtttttgatactaaaaaaatatttcgcttagctgtaaaatcttatatagatggagtagatacttcatttttttcaagatagacgtggttatccctagagtaacaatttagtaaaaaaaaaaacgaattttgaaaaaagtggacttattatgttttgaaaataaatgattcaattacaTCAATACTAAACAACTTTTACACAAAGTCCAACAACTTTTTTCTCTGAGTAAAAATGAGTTTCTATAAATGCTTTAGAACAATTTAAATCTAAATAACATCCgtataaaagatttttaaatgtgattggctttaaaaagttttaaggaagaaaaaaataacaaaaataataaaaattattaaaattattttaattttaagtggatgagcccactgtcgtacctgggcgaaacgctttataaatttttggagttgaggtcacttgaacttatattgaatttaaaaagttttcatgaaaaaaaatttatttttttgaattctctCCATGCGGTATCGAATGCTTTCTCGATATCCAAAAAGCATtagcccagtcgggatgtacaaaaaattaagctgaaatggaaataattagatcgtgcaattttttttcataggatgatagaggggatgactgggagcttaaaaccagtttttcgggaaaatcgaccttgtgcttaagtcgccatc includes the following:
- the LOC129913878 gene encoding transcription factor mef2A; amino-acid sequence: MKSNVSGRVLSQSGSSSSSSGCRPQQNFFYNFHHHQNQSHQQQQQHQNHHQQQPYHPHHHQQPPPPSQHQNYAMLPCFNQHNANGWAGIPLISTAASSNRRQRKPTVGGGQRHPPPPTPQSMSCNSLQQIYNSNRDLHSNEYDMNPMTRLAMHTQGAPLLLSGSYNRNRLNCNRQLRPLNPNSSEGYNSSCGNGGSGVGGFKPNVPIHHQKTKENNISGPVGSCGGVTNTQSDSATVACLPRIIKPRKRRKKDRKPLPNTTNFIKKMDHETDTGGVFPRRDHHQLYIDQNQHQHHITLPSSSQMLSGGGGDCGNGFNEFENIRCNLKNDEPSHVTDAQDPATGSICFCRQCDPLSRIWAFPLRRSHSDNSSDTTEFERATINKNVGVIGSNRSQVNLKTTTTGSLSDSSDSGYGDILSGIQIGDNFFQNNHDNNNYLQLQKLPNDLLLSPTAESLLTESINEISRKLMETCDIKGASTGGSIGCGSSSSSSSSSSTSDSCSVFSDSGLSSATSNNQPSGDELIFNFENLSINSLNQHHPNLMFPNATNVNNESMFDCFSTSADINNNTIYVPASDGGGGGGGVGSPRIDPQLFNCLDMLWGTHSTHSSSLLMHSDAPKQISSSPSSSSTTSSSSSSSSTSFYRPAVASM